From Kineosporia succinea, the proteins below share one genomic window:
- a CDS encoding ABC transporter permease: protein MSAIEMTAPEASPRADGTDRAASARRRVLAQTRFDAMAMLRNGEQLLLTVILPLFVLAGLARSGVVDLGTGRRIDLATPGVLALALISTSFTGQAISTGFDRRAGLLRLLGTTPLGRSGLIAGRLGAVAVVSAIQVVLLGAVGLALGWHPSAAGLVPALLVGVLGSAAFVSLGLLLAGTLRAEAVLAAANLIWVLLLAGGGVVLAGDQLGPLGDVVRWLPSGALGDGLRATLAHGEWPWFDLAVLGVWTAAGTAATMRWFRWDS, encoded by the coding sequence GTGAGCGCGATCGAGATGACCGCTCCCGAGGCGTCGCCGCGCGCGGACGGCACCGACCGGGCCGCGTCCGCGCGGCGCCGGGTGCTGGCCCAGACCCGGTTCGACGCGATGGCCATGCTCCGCAACGGCGAGCAGCTGCTGCTCACCGTGATCCTGCCGCTGTTCGTGCTGGCCGGTCTGGCCCGGAGCGGGGTCGTCGACCTCGGCACCGGGCGCCGCATCGACCTGGCCACGCCCGGCGTGCTGGCGCTCGCGCTGATCTCCACCTCGTTCACCGGCCAGGCCATCAGCACCGGCTTCGACCGCCGCGCGGGCCTGCTGCGCCTGCTCGGCACCACCCCCCTGGGCCGTTCCGGCCTGATCGCCGGCCGTCTGGGCGCGGTCGCGGTGGTCTCGGCGATCCAGGTCGTGCTGCTCGGCGCCGTCGGCCTGGCGCTCGGCTGGCACCCCTCGGCCGCCGGGCTGGTGCCCGCCCTGCTGGTGGGGGTGCTCGGCTCGGCCGCCTTCGTCAGCCTCGGCCTGCTGCTGGCCGGAACGCTGCGCGCGGAGGCCGTTCTCGCGGCGGCGAACCTGATCTGGGTGCTCCTGCTGGCCGGCGGCGGCGTGGTGCTGGCCGGCGACCAGCTCGGCCCTCTGGGTGACGTGGTGCGCTGGCTGCCGTCGGGGGCGCTCGGCGACGGGCTGCGGGCCACGCTGGCCCACGGCGAGTGGCCGTGGTTCGACCTGGCCGTGCTCGGGGTCTGGACCGCGGCCGGCACCGCGGCCACGATGCGCTGGTTCCGCTGGGACAGCTGA